A window of Maioricimonas rarisocia genomic DNA:
CGGAGTGGCCGTTGAGGTACTTGGTCGTCGAATGCACCACGACGTCGACCCCAAGCTCAAACGGACGCTGCAGATACGGCGAGAGAAAGGTGTTGTCCGCGACGGAGACGGCGCCGGCGGAACGGGCAATCTCGGTGATGGCCGCGATATCCACCACGTTCAGCAGCGGGTTGCTGGGAGATTCGATCCAGATCCCCTTCGTTTCCGGCGTGAGCGCCGCACGAACGTTCTCCGGGTCCCCCATGTTCACGAACGAGAACCGGTATCCCTGGGACGTCATGACATCGGCGAACAGGCGATAGGTCCCGCCGTAGATGTCGTGGCCGGCGATGATGTGATCGCCGGGGCGGAACAGATGCATCGCGGTGGTGATCGCCGCCATGCCGGTGCAGGTCGCCTTGCAGTCGATCCCGCCTTCGAGGGCCGCGAGATTCTCTTCGAGCGCCTTGCGTGTGGGATTCCCGCTCCGCGTGTAGTCGTACCCTTTGTGGGTATTGAGATCATCCCAGTAGAAGGTCGACGACGGATAGATGGGCGTGATGCAGCTGTTGTAGGCGGTGTCCTTGTTGACACCGACATGCACGCAGCGGGTCTGAAACTGCATGGTCCGGGAAACCTTGTCTCAATCTGGTGGGAAAGCAGACAGTTTAGGCGCGCCGCTTCCCCCGGACAACGCCCGCCACCGCCCGGCGGCGTTTCGCCGATCTGCGGTCAACCGCTTTCGCGCCCGCTTCAGACCCGAATCGGCCGATCCTGCGCGTCGCAAGGCCGGATCGGATAACGCACGTTGACCGAGATCGGCCTCGCGTTAGACTCCCCGCGACCTCTCGATTTGTCCCAGCGACATTTCCCTTCACCACTTCAG
This region includes:
- a CDS encoding trans-sulfuration enzyme family protein; amino-acid sequence: MQFQTRCVHVGVNKDTAYNSCITPIYPSSTFYWDDLNTHKGYDYTRSGNPTRKALEENLAALEGGIDCKATCTGMAAITTAMHLFRPGDHIIAGHDIYGGTYRLFADVMTSQGYRFSFVNMGDPENVRAALTPETKGIWIESPSNPLLNVVDIAAITEIARSAGAVSVADNTFLSPYLQRPFELGVDVVVHSTTKYLNGHSDVVGGCVVTRHEEHAERIGYIVNAMGLGCSPFDAWLVLRGVKTLGPRVEAHQRGAMALARMLDEHPAVDRVYYPGLESHPGHELAKRQQDGFGAMLSFDVKGGRPDAERVFSRLKLFSLAESLGGVESLVEYPETMSHASMTLEARREAGISERTIRVSVGIESPEDLVADMRQALEG